CACTGGTCAATTCAGCGTTATGCCATTCCCCCTGACCATCCTTAAAACGGATGAATGAGTGATTCGGGGCTAAAGCCAAATAGCTATTCGCTTCTAATTCTTCAGCCAATATCAGATAGAGTCGAGGCATTGAATTGCATTGTCCTTTGCCTGTATATAGCAATTTAGAAACGAACATATTGTTCCAATTTTCTTTTCCCATATAATCATTAAAATCATATGTATATGGTAGATGCGTTCTTCCATCAACCGTAAGTGTGTCAGAAATAAATTGGTAAATACTTAAGTTTTTGGAAAGATTGCTTTTCGGGTCTAGTTCTTGATTTTGCATTGCTTTTCTTATAAATCCCGAAATATTGGATATTGTTTTATTGAACCTTGCACTGTCTAGCTTATTATCATAAAAGGCATTCTCTACTATAAATGTCGCATCCTTTATTGAGAAGTTATCCGGGTTCATTTGTTTAAGCTTCTTATAGGCTTCGTGATAATAAGATGTTCTCACATCTTTGCTAAAAGAAGGTAAGCTATATTGAACACGGCTTTTATTTATTTCAGCTGTATAATCTTTTATAAGTTGCTCTTGCTGAGCGACTCTTCTGAGGTCTTCTTGATAGTGGTTATGTTGTTGCTGATACCTAAGTGCATCGTTTGGTTGTAAGGTGTATAACTGTCTAGGCGGATGTGGGTTTGTAACGATATGTGGGTTTTTAGCCACATGTCCAAATTTGAATGGCTTAGGTACTCCAGGTACAATATATCCAACTGATTGAGCCATTGTAGTCATACTAATAATGAGCAACCCAACCGAGAAACCTCTAAGTAATATTTTCTTTTTCATTCTCGACAATTTAATTATAAGAGAAATAGCACGATAAGGGAAAAAACCTTGTTTTCTATAAGGAAAATCCTTCTTGTTAATTCAAATACATTTTTGCCTGTAATACCTTAAGGGGTTTACAAGTCTGCTATAATAATTAGAAAATTTACTCTCTCTTATAAAGAGTATTTAGGGAAAATATAAGACGTACTTGATTTAACAGTGTGCTATTTCTCGTTTAATCTTTTTGCTATTAAATGTTAAAATCCTTTTGCTTCATCTTATTAGTTCTAAATCTTCAAAGGTCTTTTTAACTGTCTTATAAGACAAAGTTATAAAAAAAATTCAATTCACGTCATATATGACGTAATTTATTTATCTTATTTTAAGGAGGTTTATATCATAATGAGCGACGATATAAACCAAACAAGGAGAAAAGCCATTGGCAATCGAATAAAAGAGCTAAGAAAAAAAGCTGGATACTCTAGCTATGAGACTTTTGCAACTGACAATGGAATGCCTCGAAAGAATTATTGGCGTGTAGAAAATGGAAATAACTTCACCATTAATACGCTCTTACGCTTATCTGAAATTCACAAAATTACCCTTGAAGAATTTTTTAAGGGTATAGACTAAATTTTCCTTAGAAGAGAAAAGCAAGCATTAGGTCACTTCAATTTAACGTATCTCAAGAAAGAAAATCAAGGCATAATTTTTGCATTAATTTGATTAAAGAAAT
The sequence above is a segment of the Tenacibaculum sp. 190130A14a genome. Coding sequences within it:
- a CDS encoding helix-turn-helix transcriptional regulator, which codes for MSDDINQTRRKAIGNRIKELRKKAGYSSYETFATDNGMPRKNYWRVENGNNFTINTLLRLSEIHKITLEEFFKGID